A genomic window from Synergistales bacterium includes:
- a CDS encoding cation:proton antiporter, translated as MNGLLILGVIVLVGYGLGWAACAAGLPRITGYIVAGILLNPSLLHIIPQGFVDHTDLVVNIMLCFITFSVGGTLGWEKLRKQGKSILTITLCEAEFAFLLVVVGFSAIFILFGQIFGIHGAGPAVGFALLLGSLASPTDPSASLAVSHEYHAKGEVSSTILGVAAFDDALGIINYSIAVSLVEELFAGATAGSPVMLVIDPLITIFLSLVLGVAFGVLLHLLSAFEVARKHLGLFIVVLLGTLTACFGCASVLKADELLSTMVMGAVVTNISSHSRQLFALVEDYLEDLVFVLFFTVSCMHLDLGALASGLVLIPIFIVLRTAGKFTGVFAGAKLAGADEKVKRFTAFGLIPQGGIVVGLALLMRQHHLLGDLGPVILSVVIGATIIHELAGPLLAKLTLEKAGEINTKR; from the coding sequence GTGAACGGACTGTTGATTCTCGGCGTTATTGTGCTGGTAGGCTATGGGCTGGGCTGGGCGGCCTGTGCGGCGGGGCTTCCCAGGATCACCGGCTATATTGTGGCGGGGATCCTGCTCAATCCGTCACTGCTGCACATCATCCCCCAGGGTTTCGTCGACCATACCGATCTTGTGGTCAATATCATGCTCTGCTTCATCACCTTTTCGGTGGGCGGTACCCTGGGGTGGGAGAAGCTCAGGAAGCAGGGGAAATCCATCCTCACCATCACCCTCTGCGAAGCGGAGTTCGCCTTTCTGCTGGTTGTGGTGGGCTTCAGCGCCATCTTCATCCTCTTCGGCCAGATCTTCGGCATCCACGGCGCGGGACCGGCCGTGGGCTTCGCGCTCCTGCTGGGCAGTCTGGCTTCGCCGACGGACCCTTCGGCGTCGCTGGCGGTGAGCCACGAGTACCACGCCAAGGGCGAGGTCTCCTCGACGATCCTCGGCGTGGCGGCCTTCGACGACGCTCTGGGCATCATCAACTACAGCATCGCCGTCTCCCTGGTGGAGGAGCTCTTCGCGGGCGCCACCGCGGGGTCGCCGGTGATGCTGGTGATCGACCCGCTGATCACCATCTTCCTCTCCCTGGTGCTCGGTGTGGCCTTCGGCGTGCTGCTGCATCTGCTCAGCGCCTTCGAGGTGGCCCGCAAGCATCTGGGGCTCTTCATCGTGGTGCTGCTGGGCACGCTGACGGCCTGTTTCGGCTGCGCCTCGGTGCTGAAGGCCGACGAGCTGCTCTCCACCATGGTGATGGGCGCCGTGGTGACCAACATCAGCTCCCACAGCAGACAGCTCTTCGCGCTGGTGGAGGACTATCTGGAGGACCTGGTCTTCGTCCTCTTTTTCACCGTCAGCTGCATGCACCTGGACCTCGGTGCGCTGGCCTCGGGGCTGGTTCTGATCCCCATCTTCATCGTGCTCCGGACGGCGGGCAAGTTCACCGGTGTCTTCGCGGGAGCCAAGCTGGCCGGGGCCGACGAGAAGGTGAAGCGCTTCACCGCCTTCGGGCTGATCCCCCAGGGCGGCATCGTGGTGGGCCTGGCGCTCCTGATGCGGCAGCACCACCTGCTGGGCGACCTGGGGCCGGTGATCCTCAGCGTTGTCATCGGCGCCACGATCATCCACGAGCTCGCCGGGCCGCTGCTGGCCAAGCTGACCCTGGAGAAGGCCGGGGAGATCAACACCAAGCGCTGA